The sequence gcatgtttccaccatgtttccaccgcataggtagctttcacaaaaccgacaaaatagagataaaattaatcactaaccttgaacaacttcatcagatgacagtcttataacatcatgttatacaatacatttatgttttgttcgaaaatgtgcatatttgaggtataaatcatagttttacattgcagccaccatcacaaatagcaccaaagcagccagaataattacagagagcaatgtgaaatacataaatactcatcataaaacatttatgaaaaatacatggtgtacagcaaatgaaagataaacatcttgtgaatccagccaatatttccgattttttaagtgttttacagcgaaaacacaatatatatttatattagctcaccacaatagccaaacacacaacgccatttattcaccgcaaaggtagctttcacaaaaccgacaaatagagataaaattaatcactaacctttggacaacttcatcagatgacagtcttataacatcatgttatacaatacatttatgttttgttcgattatgtgcatatttagagctgcaaatcgtggttatacattgtgaatacgtagcaacaattcaccaaaatctccggagatattttggacagtcatctaatctaaccaaagaactcatcataaactttacataaaaatacttgttgtatggcaaatgaaagatacactggttcttaatgcaaccgctctgttagattttttaaaataactttactacaacatactgagacagcgctcacctattctccgccgtgttggagccaacatattacacaaaaatacgaaataacatcataaatattctcttacttttgctgatcttccatcagaatgttgtgcaaggagtcctatttccagaataaatcgttgtttggttttagaatgtccatttcttctgtcgaattagcaactttggcgaGCATTGTCAGGCGAACATGCCCATCAAGTCTTGGCGCTTGGAacaaaaaattccaaaattcccaataaacgtcgaataaactggtcaaactcggttgaaaatcctactttatgatgttcttctcatatgaatccaataaaatcagagccggagtaTTTCgtagtgtataccgaacgcttttcagaagacaatgtgaggttcccttGCGCGCCGTCGAAAACTGACAAAAGACCGGACCTGtgactccaaaagctctcattcggcctcacatcaagcttgacaccccattcaaccttctactgcatgttgacatctagtggaaggcgtatgaagtgcatgcatatccataaataaaagccagttgaataggcaggccctgacacagagcctcgttttcagaattttcacttcctgtatggaagtttgctgccaaatgagttctgttttactcacagatataattcaaacagttttagaaacttcagagtgttttctatccaatagtaataataatatgcatattgtatgatctagaacagagtacgaggccgtttaatttgggcacgattttttccaaagggaaaacagcgccccccctattcacaagaagttttaacaagaaAAAAAGCTTTATTTCTCAGCTGCCTCACCAATGTCTGTACGTGAATTAATATATTTTAACTGGTAAATAtttccaatagatggcagcataagATCACGAAGCATTAGTTATCGGCTAACAGCAGCAATATGATTGACATAACATAGCATGCAAACACAGACTATATGTCCCATGATTTTCTAAAATGGTCAGTCATTACTTtacagttaacgttagctatgtATCTCGTATTGagctaaaaatatgtttttctcgGCTAAAGTAGGGGGAGTGGTGGTGCATCCAGGGAGAACTAAACTGATCTTCTGAAATGTAATTTGTGGTcttatgctgccatctattggaatTATTTAGCAATTGCAGTAGTACTGAATAATGTGTAATTCCTTACTAAAGTAGTAATTACTCAGAATTGCAAATTATAACATTTTCTAGTTCATTTTACCACTTACAACCATAAAATAACCATTTATTACATAACAAACAATGAAACTGACATAAACAAAAACACCATACATTtagttatttatatatattatatattttatataaacaATTTATTTAGATGGGTGACATTATCTGCCAAAGTAACAGccctgtagacaaagaagagctctccagtaggaacCAAAACATTAAAGGCCATTTTTATTAAAAGTGAGGTTACAAAGTTTATCAACGTTCAAAGCAGAATGAcatcccattgttcctcaactgtaatgtgtgatataccattttctagctctgagtctacttttatccaatgtaaaaaaaaaaaaaaattcaaatgttgctatataagaccgaatcgagccggtcggtcacatttgaCCGTGTGTTAAACCTaccagtactactgatttctctgagagtgaggcagatatatattattactgtatataacctagcagtactactgtattctctgagtgaggcagatatatattattactgtataaaacctagcagtactactgatttctctgaggcAGATATATATCATAAAAAAATATcttgattatttgtctctctgaaatgaaaacatcaagtgatagattttcaacaaatacatgtctgtcattgaacaaccccatgccatgattagatagtgaaaaaacacaccaatctctttcataatttaACTAAACAATATAAGCTAATTTACCAAGGTTTCTgaaatggatatatagcgttttgtaATGAAACTCTTCTTATATTTCCCCATCTGAGCTCAGAGTAGATGGgagatgtaatgtttgtctctgttgtgttgaagtccaatcaagcaggagagaccagcctcccctgtacccagctgtgtgtccatgaagagtgacaTGTCTATGGTTCAACCTATATTCTTCagagagggagacttttctactgaacaaaggtaagaagaactcatgggtcatggtcagtgagttaatcaacactgtctctagtcatttctcctctcccattttcccatttattttggttgttttcataatccataggctaatccttttgtccattttcatagtcctaaaacaatattaaacaaacacaacattccctgtgtgtgtgtgtgtgtgtgtgtgtgtgtgtgtgtgtgtgtgtgtgtgacaaacagtgacacatattattattattattattgacagtTACCATGGAGAAGAGATATCAGTCACAACTACATGTTCATGTGATGCATTAAATCACCTGACTGTTTGGATGTGTCTgttagtaaatgttttatttctaagaGATAATTAATtaaacttctctgcgctacgcattccttttacgggatcactttcctaaacaaccgctagaattgcagggcgccaaatgcataaatatcacaaaaaatatttataatcatgcaatcacaagtgaaatataccaaaacacagcttagcttgttgttaatccacctatcgtgtcagagtttgaaaatatattttacagcgaaagaaatccaagcttttgtgagtgtagctttcaatgctacaacagcttagccttatattagcttggttagcttggtcacgaaagtaagaaaagcaataaaatgaatcgcttacctttgataatcttcggatgtttccactcacgagactcccagttacacaacaaatcttctttttgtttgataaatattacttttatcacaaaaaaacgccatttgggttgcgcattatgctcagaaaatcaaagccgtgttccgttcgacaaattccaaaaagtatccgtaatggtcgtagaaacatgtcaaatgttttttataatcaatcctcaggttgtctttaacaaacataatcgcctcccgggtggcgcagtggtctagggcactgcattacagcgctagctgtgccaccagagactgggttcgcgcccaggctctgtcgcagccggccgcgaccgggaggtccgtggggcgacgcacaattggcctagcgtcgtccgggttagggagggtttggccgttagggatatccttgtctcatcgcgcaccagcgactcctgtggcgggccgggcgcagtgcgcgctaaccgagggggccaggtgcacggtgtttcctccgacacattggtgcggctggcttccgggttggaggcgcactgtgttaagaagtagtgcggctaggttgggttgtgttttggaggacgcatggctttcgaccttcgtctctcccgagcccgtacgggagttgtagcgatgagacaagatagtaattactaacaattggataccacgagattggggagaaaaaaaaagaagaaaaaacccccccaaacataatcgataatatttcaaccggagcataacctattcaataagagacaaACGGAAAATGGTGAGCTCCTCCCGCAGGAAATATTCGGAGGACacttgactagttttgaaaaaactTGTTCATTTTTCAAGATAAAAGAATGagactatgtctaaagcctggtcacagcctgaggaagccattggaaaaggaatctggttgatacccctttaaatggaggttagacgggccagggaacacagattttaaaaaatatatatatcacttccgggttacattttctcaggttttcgcttgcaCAATAAGTattgttattctcacagacaatattttgacagttttggaaactttggattgttttctatcctaatctgtaaattatatgcatattctacgatctgggccagagaaatgtccgtttacgttgggcacgttatttaaaaaaataaaataataatctgacccctagcgctaagaagttaaTGAAAGAGAACAATTAACATTCAAtaattagttgtcactgtgttaaccacaaccaacatgctggatctctgtttagttgtccaAGTTTCATCGCTATcgggatatatattattactgtgtaaaacctagcagtactactgatttctctgagaggcagatatatattattactgtgtaaaacctagcagtactactgatttctctgagattgaggcagatatatattattactgtgtaaaacctagcagtactactgatttctctgagagtgaggtagttatatattattactgtataaaacctagcagtactactgatttctctgaggcagatatatatcattaaaaaaaaatatcttgattatttgtctctctgaaatgaaaacatcaagtgatagattttcaacaaatacatgtctgtcattgaacaaccccatgtcatgattagatagtgaaaaaacacaccaatctctttcataatttaactaaacaataaaagctaatttaccaagGTTTCTgaaatggatatatagcgttttgtaATGAAACTCTTCTTATATTTCCCCATCTGAGCTCAGAGTAGATGGgagatgtaatgtttgtctctgttgtgttgaagtccaatcaagcaggagagaccagcctcccctgtatccagctgtgtgtccatgaagagtgacaTGTCTATGGTTCAACCTATATTCTTCagagagggagacttttctactgaacaaaggtaagaagaactcatgggtcatggtcagtgagttaatcaacactgtctctagtcatttctcctctcccattttcccatttattttggttgttttcataatccataggctaatccttttgtccattttcatagtcctaaaacaatattaaacaaacacaacattccctccctccctgtgtgtgtgtgtgtgtgtgtgtgtgtgtgtgtgtgtgtgtgtgtgtgtgtgtgtgtgtgtgtgtgtgtgtgtgtgtgtgtgtgtgtgtgtgtgtgtgtgtgtgtgtgtgtgtgtgtgtgtgtgtgtgtgtgtgtgtgtgtgtgcgtgtgtactccctggatgaggagatgtaatctcatgttttttccacagaaaccaacaggagagatcagagtcagagattctcagtgggcagtcttcccagagtcatcaaacagacctggcctccatattcagtgtatgtggtcctgttatgtacatttgtttttgtttacctcaAGTAAAGTTGATCTGTCAATCATTCATTAATGTGTTAATGAGAAAGCATTTCTTCTCTTGCTTAActtatttactttatttatttcagttgcttgaagagaaaattatgacatttgtgaagaacgagctgaagatgttcaagaggattcttagtccagaactcccagaaggctttgagagtcagaagcaggataaggaagtggtggatgctgaagatgagaagcaggagagcagtgccagagagggggctcTGAAGATCACACTGCACGTCCTGAGGAAAATGAACCAGAAGGAGCTTGCTGACACACTGGAGAAATGTAAGACCTGTCTGCCTCATGTTGAATTTAAAAGCTGTAGCTAAAGTACAGCTAAAGTAGCTGTGTAACTCAATGATATTGTATCAGCCTTAACACAACACCTAGTGACCTCATCAAGTAGCAGCAGGGATGTGGTGATTaatttagagagaggagagacaacattAATAATACCATCAATAATACCAATAATATTATAATCAGTCACACCAGTCTGTAATACATTATGAAAACATTTATACATTTATACATTCAGTTAAGAGGATAAATTATCATAATTTAAATCTTTATAACAGTCCTACAATACTGTAGGCTTTAAAACAGACGTAATATTAATATCCTCTGTGTTATTTCTAGGTTCAGATGAGCTTGCTGTGATTTGCCAACGTGAACTCAAATCTAATCTAAAGAAGAAGTTTCAATGTGTATTTGAGGGGATCGCTAAACAaggaaacccaacacttctcaataagatctacacagagctctacatcacagagggtggaaCAGGAGAGGTCAATGATGAACATGAGCTGAGACAGATTGAGACAACAACCAGGAAACAAGCAAGACCAGAGACTGCAGTCAAATGTAACGACATCTTCAAACCCTTACCTGGACAAGACAAACTTATCAGAACTGTGCTGACAAAGGGAgtcgctggcattggaaaaacagtctctgtgcagaagttcatTCTGAACTGGGCTGAAGGAAAAGCAAATCAGGATGTCCAATTTGTATTTTCATTCCCTTTTCGGGAGCTGAATTTGATGAAAGAGGACAAACACACTTTGATTGAACTTCTCAATCACTTCTCAATGGAAACCAAACAATCAGGAATCTCCAACTACGACAAGTACAaagttctgttcatctttgatggtctggatgagtgcCGACTGCCCCTAGACTTCAAGAATAACAAGATCTGTTGGGACGTCACAGAGTCAACCTCAGTGGATGTTCTGCTGACAAATCTCATCAAGGGAcatctgcttccctctgctctcatctggataactacccgacctgcagcagccaataagatcccttcagggtgtgttgaccaggtgacagaggtacgagggttcaatgacccacagaaggaggagtacttcagcaagagattcagtgatgaggacctggccagcagaatcatctcacacatcaagacatcaaggagcctccacatcatgtgccacattccagtcttctgttggatttCTGCAACAGTCCTTGAACACATGCTGAAACATAAGAGAGAAGAGATGCCCAAGACTCTGACTGAGATGTACACACACCTTGTGGTGTTTCATACCAAACAGAAGAGTGAAAAGTATCTTGGGAAAGAAGAGATAGGTCCACACTGGAATAAAGAGAGCATTCTGTCACTGGGAAAACTGGCTTTTCAACAGCTTGTGAAGGGCAATCTGATTTTCTATGAAGAAGACCTGAAAGAGGCTGGTATTGATGTCAATGAAGCCTTAGTGTACTCAGGATTGTGCACACAGCTCTTTAAAGAGGAATGTGGGCTGTACCAGGACAAGGTGTACTGCTTTGTGcatctgagcattcaggagtttctGGCTGCTGTATATGTGTTCCTCTCATTCATCAACAACAATGAGAATCTTATGGACAAACTGCAAACAAAAGACGAGCCTGAAGTTACTGTCTACAAGAGTGCTGTGGATAAAGCCTTACAAAGTGAGACGGGAAACCTGGACCTTTTCCTCCGCTTCCTTCTGGGCCTctcactggagtccaatcagaagCACTTACGAGGTCTACTGACAAAGACAAGAAGCAGCTCACAGAGCCATGAAGAGACAGTCAAGTACATCAAGGAGAATATCAGGGAGAATCCCTCTCCAGAGAGGTGCATCAATAtgttccactgtctgaatgaactgaatgaccaTTCTCTAGTGGAGGAGATCCAAAGCTACCTGAGATCAGGAAGTCTCTCTACAGACAACCTGTCACCTGCACAGTGGTCAGCTCTGGTCTTTGTGTTGCTGACTTCAGAAAAGGAGCTGGATGTGTTTGACctgaagaaatactccagatcagaGGAGGGCCTTCTGAGGCTGCTGCCAGTGGTCAAAGCCTCCAGAGCTGTTCTGTGAGTACATCACGTTTTAAGAACTAATCATCAGGAAGAAATATTCAGTTTAGAGACAAATATGTATTATAATATGTGTATAATATTATATTGAAAAACATATTGAATAAATGGATTGATTTTCACATTAGTATAACATTATGACCATACAAATCTAGGAGACAGAAGATGAATCTAAATGTTGTTTGGGAGAATATACCAAATGCATCTGCCATTGTCCTTCTACTCTACTCATTTAATTAACAGTGTATTTGTGAAATCATGATGAtctctttgcaggctgtcaggctgtggagtcacagaggaaggctgtgcttctctggtctcagctctgaagtcaaacccctcacacctgagagagctggatctgagctacaatgacctgaaggattcaggagtgaagctgctctctgctggactggggaatccccactgtaaactggagactctgaggtcagtattcctgtagttggtcaacaagtgataactgttcaccagatccacatgtatttaccagacacacatagtccacaccatatgtgtttggacagtgaagcttacagttttaAATGTGGTGCTgtgctccagcattttggatttaagATGGAATGTTTAATGttaggcgacagtacagaatgtcaccttttatttaaaggtaataatacatgtatattttaccgtttagaaatgaaagcacttcttctgagatccctaaagattggaaatctgccgcagtcatccccctcttcaaagggggtgactctctagacccaaactgttacagacctatatctatcctgccctgcctctctaaaatcttcgaaagccaagttaataaacagatcactgaccatttcgaatcccaccgtaccttctccgctgtgcaatccggtttctgagctggtcgcgggtgcacctcagccacgctcaaggtactaaacgatatcataaccgccatcgataaaagactgtgcagccgtcttcatcgacctggccaaggcttaggactctgtcaatcaccgtattcttatcggcagactcaacagccttggtttctcagatgactgcctcgcctggtttaccaactacttctcagatagagttcagtgtgtctaatcggagggcctgttgtccggacctctggctgtCTCTATacgggtgccacagggttcaattcttgtgccgactctcttctctgtatacatcaatgatgtcgctcctgctgtgggtgattccctgatccatctctacgcagacgacaccattctgtatacttctggcccttctttggacactgtgttaactaacctccagacaagcttcaatgccatacaactctccttctgtggcctccaactactcttaaacgctagtaaaaccaaatgcatgctttttaaCCATtagctgcctgcacccgcccgcccgactagcatcactaccctggacggcTCTggcctagaatatgtggacaactacaaatacctaggtgtctgactagactgtaaactctccttccagactcatattaaacatctccaatccaaaatcaaatctaggaccggctttctattccgcaacaaagcctccttcactcacgccgccaaacttgcCCTCGTAaatctgactatcctaccgatcctcgagtttggcgatgtcatttacaaaatagcttccaatactctactcaggaAACTGGATTCAGTCTATCtgtcacggttgtcgtaagaattggaccaaggcacagcggatgttgagttccacatatttattacaAAGTGAAACTTTTTGCAAAAACCAATAAAtcaataaacgaacaacgaaTCGTGACTATGTGGTGCACATGTACAAACACAAAACattatcccacaaacacaggtgggaaaaatagctacttaaatatgatccccaattagagacaacgattaccagctgcctctaattgggaatcaaaCCAAAACACCAATATAGAAATGttaaactagaacaccccctcgtcacgccctgacctactacaccatagagaaacaagggctctctatggtcagggcttgacagtacccccccaaaggggcggactccggccgcaaaacctgaaaccaaatgggAGGGTAtgggggggtgactagtgtcggtggcggctccggtgcgggtcgTAGCCCCCCCACAGACCCCGGATCCGACCATGGCGCCGGGCTGAATGACGTGCCTAGACTGgccatcggcgcagaggaaggctccggctcAGGAGCGGGAGTGGATGCCGTGTTTGGACTGGACACCGGCACAGAAGAATGCTCCGGCCTTGGAACTGGACTGGACGCCTTGCTTGGAAGCTCCAGACCGTTGAccctcgctggaggttccggaccgtggaccgttgcAGGAGGTTCCAGACcctggaccgtcgcaggaggttctggactgtggaccgtcgcaggaggttctggactgtggaccgtcgcaggaggttctggactgtggaccgtcgcaggaggttctggactgtggaccgtcgcaggaggttctggactatgaatgcgcactggaggcctagtgcggggagcaggcacaggacgtaccggactgtggacatgcacttcagggcgagtgcgaggagatACAAAGGACGTatcggactggggaggcgcacaggaggcctgatGCATGGGGTCGGCACAGGTttcaccggactggtgacacgcacttcagggcgaatGCGTGgaggaaaaataaaaataaatgtgtctAGCTCTTCCATTTGAAGAAGTCTTAATTATTTGGACAAAATCATTTAGTCCAAAGTTTAGTGTTTGGTCCAATTTTCTTTGCCTGCAGTGATTAGATCAAGCTTGTAAATCTACAAACTTGTTGAatacatttgcagtttgttttggttgtgtattAGATTATGTTTTTCCTAAAAGAAACTGAGTGGTGAATAATGtcctgtcattttggagtcacttcacttgtattgtcaataagaatagaagatgtttctgaccacttctacattcatgtggatgctaccatgattatgaatAATCACGAATGAATCGTGATTAAAGAtgaatgagaaagttacagaggcacaaagatcagaataaatgctaacctctcctgttatttgtaatggtgagaggttagcatgttttgttgtagcctctgttatcggtaatggtgagaggttagcatgttttgttgtagcctctgtaactttcttattaattattattcatgattcattcatgatttgtATTAATATTGGCAGAAAATTACTCCAGTCATCATCCACCATTCAGTAGCTATTGGGAAAAacataacccaaaacacaaccaaaacaaacccaaaacacaaccaaaacaaacccaAAACAtaaccaaaacacaaccaaaacaaacccaaaacacaaccaaaacaaactgaaaaTGCAATCAACAAGTATACACTGTAAGTAAATTGCTCAGAATATTTAATGACTTCTTCAAatagggggactagatacataaagtgcttttatTTCTAAATGGTGAAACAGATCTGtattaaaataccctcaaattaaaggtgACATTATATTCTGTCAACTCATATAAaatatttgatctcaaatccaaactgctggagtatagagccacatttaaaatgttagcttcactgtcaaaatagatatgTTGTGGACTGTTTACtcaatctaaatctgatacctcactgtctgtcttttgactgatactgctttttaaactggtctggtcagtctactcaaatattCGTACTATACATTTTTTAGTAATATTATGATAATTTATAATAATGACACATACATTAATTTATGAATACATTTTGCAGGTTTCAGGACACTGATGTATCTGAATATGTTGAAAAAATATACTTCAATTTTTTTCAACACCAAAGAATAGCATTGTGGTTATAATATAATTTGACTCTTtacaggctgtcaggctgtctagtcacagaggaaggctgtgattctctggtctcagctctgaagtcaaacccctcacacctgagagagctggacctgagtaacaatgacctgaaggattcaggagtgaagcttctctctgctggactggggaatccgcactgtaaactggagactctgaggtcagtattcctgtagttggtcaacaagtgataactgttcaccagatccacatgtgtttaccagacacacatagtccacagcatatgtgtttggacagtgaagcttacagttttacatttggtgttatgctccagcattttggatttaagATGTTTCATAgtaggtgacagtacagaatgtcaccttttatttaaaggtattaatacatatatattttaccgtttagaaatgaaagcactttgtctgagatccctaaagattggaaatctgccgcagtcatccccctcatCAAAGGGGGTGactctctagacccaaactgttatggaactatatccatcctgccctgcctctctaaagtcttcgaaagcctagttaataaacagatcactgaccatttcgaatcccaccgtaccttctccgctgtgcaatccggtttctgagctggtcacgggtgcacctcagccacgctcaaggtactaaacgatatcataaccaccatcgataaaagacagta is a genomic window of Salvelinus alpinus chromosome 18, SLU_Salpinus.1, whole genome shotgun sequence containing:
- the LOC139544438 gene encoding NLR family CARD domain-containing protein 3-like isoform X4; its protein translation is MTPKLRGVLNPGSVEVLQRFSIRGLWRYCRGSQSGVCGGTAGVLNPGSVEVLQGFSIRGLWRYCRGSQSGVCGGTAGVLNPGSVEVLQGFSIRGLWRYCRGSQSGVCGGTAGVLNPGSVEVLQGFSIRGLWRYCRGSQSGVCGGTAGVLNPGSVEVLQGFSIRGLWRYCRGSQSGVCGGTAGVLNPGTVEVLQGFHGTLTVLVAIPIKQERPASPVPSCVSMKSDMSMVQPIFFREGDFSTEQSPIKQERPASPVSSCVSMKSDMSMVQPIFFREGDFSTEQRNQQERSESEILSGQSSQSHQTDLASIFSLLEEKIMTFVKNELKMFKRILSPELPEGFESQKQDKEVVDAEDEKQESSAREGALKITLHVLRKMNQKELADTLEKCSDELAVICQRELKSNLKKKFQCVFEGIAKQGNPTLLNKIYTELYITEGGTGEVNDEHELRQIETTTRKQARPETAVKCNDIFKPLPGQDKLIRTVLTKGVAGIGKTVSVQKFILNWAEGKANQDVQFVFSFPFRELNLMKEDKHTLIELLNHFSMETKQSGISNYDKYKVLFIFDGLDECRLPLDFKNNKICWDVTESTSVDVLLTNLIKGHLLPSALIWITTRPAAANKIPSGCVDQVTEVRGFNDPQKEEYFSKRFSDEDLASRIISHIKTSRSLHIMCHIPVFCWISATVLEHMLKHKREEMPKTLTEMYTHLVVFHTKQKSEKYLGKEEIGPHWNKESILSLGKLAFQQLVKGNLIFYEEDLKEAGIDVNEALVYSGLCTQLFKEECGLYQDKVYCFVHLSIQEFLAAVYVFLSFINNNENLMDKLQTKDEPEVTVYKSAVDKALQSETGNLDLFLRFLLGLSLESNQKHLRGLLTKTRSSSQSHEETVKYIKENIRENPSPERCINMFHCLNELNDHSLVEEIQSYLRSGSLSTDNLSPAQWSALVFVLLTSEKELDVFDLKKYSRSEEGLLRLLPVVKASRAVLLSGCGVTEEGCASLVSALKSNPSHLRELDLSYNDLKDSGVKLLSAGLGNPHCKLETLRLSGCLVTEEGCDSLVSALKSNPSHLRELDLSNNDLKDSGVKLLSAGLGNPHCKLETLRLSGCLVTEEGCASLVSALKSNPSHLRELDLSYNHPGDSGVRLLSAGLEDPHCRLEKLNVEHGGENTMKPGLRKYVCDLTLDLNTADRLLSLSEENRKETWWTEKQPYPDHPERFDQDIRQVLCREGLTGRCYWEVEWSGGGAGIGLTYKGTSRRGGGDDCCLGSNDKSWSLFCYDNSCIAWHNNTSTIIAVLPSSSHRVGVYLDGPAGTLSFYRASSDTLTHLITFTSTFTEPLYPGFHLWGSGNSVSLCQ
- the LOC139544438 gene encoding NLR family CARD domain-containing protein 3-like isoform X1, with the protein product MERIRKKREQCSKMSLSVEREEGGPASKLHLSGGHDTKAKRGSQSGVCGGTAEVLNPGSVEVLQGFSIRGLWRYCRGSQSGVCGGTAEVLNPGSVEVLQGFSIRGLWRYCRGSQSGVCGGTAGVLNPGSVEVLQGFSIRGLWRYCRGSQSGVCGGTAGVLNPGSVEVLQGFSIRGLWRYCRGSQSGVCGGTAGVLNPGSVEVLQGFSIRGLWRYCRGSQSGVCGGTAGVLNPGTVEVLQGFHGTLTVLVAIPIKQERPASPVPSCVSMKSDMSMVQPIFFREGDFSTEQSPIKQERPASPVSSCVSMKSDMSMVQPIFFREGDFSTEQRNQQERSESEILSGQSSQSHQTDLASIFSLLEEKIMTFVKNELKMFKRILSPELPEGFESQKQDKEVVDAEDEKQESSAREGALKITLHVLRKMNQKELADTLEKCSDELAVICQRELKSNLKKKFQCVFEGIAKQGNPTLLNKIYTELYITEGGTGEVNDEHELRQIETTTRKQARPETAVKCNDIFKPLPGQDKLIRTVLTKGVAGIGKTVSVQKFILNWAEGKANQDVQFVFSFPFRELNLMKEDKHTLIELLNHFSMETKQSGISNYDKYKVLFIFDGLDECRLPLDFKNNKICWDVTESTSVDVLLTNLIKGHLLPSALIWITTRPAAANKIPSGCVDQVTEVRGFNDPQKEEYFSKRFSDEDLASRIISHIKTSRSLHIMCHIPVFCWISATVLEHMLKHKREEMPKTLTEMYTHLVVFHTKQKSEKYLGKEEIGPHWNKESILSLGKLAFQQLVKGNLIFYEEDLKEAGIDVNEALVYSGLCTQLFKEECGLYQDKVYCFVHLSIQEFLAAVYVFLSFINNNENLMDKLQTKDEPEVTVYKSAVDKALQSETGNLDLFLRFLLGLSLESNQKHLRGLLTKTRSSSQSHEETVKYIKENIRENPSPERCINMFHCLNELNDHSLVEEIQSYLRSGSLSTDNLSPAQWSALVFVLLTSEKELDVFDLKKYSRSEEGLLRLLPVVKASRAVLLSGCGVTEEGCASLVSALKSNPSHLRELDLSYNDLKDSGVKLLSAGLGNPHCKLETLRLSGCLVTEEGCDSLVSALKSNPSHLRELDLSNNDLKDSGVKLLSAGLGNPHCKLETLRLSGCLVTEEGCASLVSALKSNPSHLRELDLSYNHPGDSGVRLLSAGLEDPHCRLEKLNVEHGGENTMKPGLRKYVCDLTLDLNTADRLLSLSEENRKETWWTEKQPYPDHPERFDQDIRQVLCREGLTGRCYWEVEWSGGGAGIGLTYKGTSRRGGGDDCCLGSNDKSWSLFCYDNSCIAWHNNTSTIIAVLPSSSHRVGVYLDGPAGTLSFYRASSDTLTHLITFTSTFTEPLYPGFHLWGSGNSVSLCQ